One Choristoneura fumiferana chromosome 25, NRCan_CFum_1, whole genome shotgun sequence genomic region harbors:
- the LOC141442070 gene encoding uncharacterized protein, with translation MARAYRTVGWAAAGALAGSPPWEIEAAVLADAYKAKVERRERGESLAPEELARAREVQREEVLERWADELVEAEYGLRTIEAIRPVLQDWCRREHGSLTFRLVQVLSGHGCFGRYLHKVAGREATASCHECGADEDTAQHTFEVCTAWAQRRRTLMAAIGGDLSLPSVVQAMLGSESSWEAVASFCEEIISQKEEKERERENDPLAHPLRRRRLGRRRRQFAAILS, from the coding sequence ATGGCCCGGGCCTACCGGACGGTGGGCTGGGCAGCGGCTGGAGCTTTGGCCGGATCTCCCCCCTGGGAGATTGAAGCGGCCGTGCTCGCCGACGCCTACAAGGCGAAAGTGGAACGCAGGGAACGTGGCGAATCCCTGGCTCCCGAGGAGCTGGCCCGGGCCCGAGAGGTCCAGAGGGAAGAGGTGCTGGAGCGCTGGGCGGATGAGCTAGTGGAGGCTGAGTACGGCCTCCGCACGATCGAAGCCATCCGCCCTGTGCTCCAGGATTGGTGTCGGAGGGAACACGGGTCCCTTACCTTCCGCCTTGTGCAGGTACTGTCCGGGCATGGCTGCTTTGGGCGGTATCTCCATAAGGTTGCAGGAAGGGAGGCGACGGCGTCGTGCCACGAGTGCGGCGCCGATGAGGACACGGCGCAGCACACTTTCGAAGTGTGTACCGCCTGGGCCCAGCGGCGCCGCACCCTGATGGCGGCGATCGGTGGCGACCTCTCGCTCCCCAGCGTCGTGCAAGCCATGCTGGGGAGCGAGAGCTCTTGGGAGGCCGTCGCCTCCTTCTGCGAAGAAATCATTTCGCAGAAGGAGGAGAAGGAGCGGGAGCGCGAGAACGATCCCCTTGCGCACCCGCTCCGGCGCAGACGGTTGGGAAGAAGGCGACGACAATTCGCCGCCATTCTTTCCTAG